One window of Blastocatellia bacterium genomic DNA carries:
- a CDS encoding lanthionine synthetase LanC family protein yields the protein MAAQAAANWIRAAAVPTAQGTAYLADPNDKQSVATNLYAGVPGVVLFFLEAYHSTGDAAYLKDARSGADYLIAHLAEEKETGLYEGVAGIGFALIETFKATRDDRYKQAAARVTRMLKEQARTVELKPESRRVISGVEWNDTTDIIAGAAGTGLFLLYAASELNDPSLKMLAARAGRRLIATGKPEAGGLKWAMNKDFPRLMPNFSHGTAGVAYFLATLYGATRDRAFLDAALGGAHYLQAVAKTDGDICMVFHNEPDGRELYYLSWCHGPAGTARLFYRLYEVTGDRRWMDWVKRSARAIMQSGIPERQTPGFWNNVSQCCGSAGVGEFFLSLYQVTGDKSYLEFTRRVTNNLLARATRERSGLKWVQAEHRVKPDLLVAQTGLMQGAAGIGLFLLHLDASERGKKPLVRFPDSPF from the coding sequence GTGGCGGCGCAAGCCGCCGCGAACTGGATACGGGCGGCTGCCGTGCCGACGGCGCAAGGGACGGCTTACCTGGCAGACCCGAACGATAAGCAGTCCGTCGCGACCAACCTCTACGCAGGCGTGCCGGGCGTTGTCTTGTTCTTCCTCGAAGCCTACCACTCGACCGGCGACGCGGCCTATTTGAAAGATGCGCGGTCGGGCGCGGATTACTTGATCGCTCATCTGGCGGAAGAAAAAGAGACAGGGCTATACGAAGGCGTCGCCGGCATCGGCTTCGCCTTGATCGAGACATTCAAGGCAACACGCGATGATCGCTACAAGCAGGCCGCCGCTCGCGTCACCCGCATGCTGAAAGAGCAAGCGCGCACGGTCGAGTTGAAGCCCGAGAGCCGCCGCGTGATTTCGGGCGTTGAGTGGAATGACACGACCGACATCATCGCCGGCGCTGCGGGCACAGGGCTCTTCTTGCTCTACGCGGCAAGCGAGCTGAACGACCCTTCTCTGAAGATGCTGGCGGCGCGGGCCGGCAGGCGCTTGATCGCCACAGGCAAACCCGAAGCCGGCGGTCTGAAGTGGGCGATGAACAAAGATTTCCCGCGCCTGATGCCCAACTTCTCGCACGGCACGGCGGGGGTCGCTTACTTTTTGGCGACGCTCTACGGCGCAACTCGTGACCGGGCGTTTCTCGACGCGGCGCTCGGCGGCGCGCATTACTTGCAGGCGGTGGCAAAGACGGATGGCGACATCTGCATGGTTTTTCACAACGAGCCCGATGGCCGCGAGCTGTATTATTTGAGCTGGTGTCACGGCCCCGCGGGCACGGCACGCTTGTTCTATCGTCTGTATGAAGTGACCGGCGACCGCCGCTGGATGGATTGGGTCAAGCGTTCGGCGCGGGCCATTATGCAGAGCGGCATTCCCGAACGCCAGACGCCGGGCTTCTGGAACAATGTCAGCCAGTGCTGTGGCTCTGCGGGCGTCGGCGAATTTTTCCTGAGTCTCTATCAAGTGACTGGTGACAAATCCTACCTCGAATTCACCCGCCGGGTGACGAATAACTTGCTGGCCAGGGCGACCAGAGAGCGCAGCGGTTTGAAATGGGTGCAAGCCGAGCATCGCGTCAAGCCCGACTTGCTGGTGGCGCAGACCGGCTTGATGCAAGGCGCGGCGGGCATCGGACTATTTCTGCTTCATCTGGACGCCTCCGAGCGCGGCAAGAAACCGCTCGTCCGCTTTCCCGACTCGCCTTTCTGA
- a CDS encoding FAD-binding protein, whose protein sequence is MSTDNRRGARLADGPPSPWINKHRNVEQAFQRLYSIANPPSPVTNFFGDLQLTVAALQGLIGDAIRDQTTLRAIGGGWSLSDAAVTDGRLIDTLALNWAFPADATSVAPGYAGDPALLMYLQCGVSVREANDILSNRPTRLALKTSGASNGQTIVGAFATGTHGSRFRFGSMQDYVVGLHLITAPDRVIWLERASSPVLSDGLVARLGAELIRDDVLFNAALVSFGSFGIIHGVMIEAAPLYLLEVTRWRRPIDETLRRAMRTLDFTGIDLPDKSKEPFHFEVVVNPHDVKGGAYVTAMYDRPYRSNYTPPTVSANGLGPGDDVLALLGKFGDMLHGVAGPAVNLVIPAQYPLIKKVLGTPGEVFDSNTNFQKVMSAEIGVAMEDAARALDVLLTTPEVKDYAGVLAFRWVKGSKALLAFTRFATTCTIELPGSYADRTMAYYNAVWKALEDAGIPYTLHWGQINNFTPERVRKMYGAAADDWLKSRNQLLKPQARAVFSSPFLRRCGLG, encoded by the coding sequence ATGTCTACCGATAATCGTCGCGGCGCACGGCTTGCCGATGGGCCGCCCAGCCCGTGGATCAACAAGCATCGCAACGTCGAGCAGGCATTCCAACGGCTTTACAGCATCGCCAACCCGCCGAGCCCTGTGACAAACTTCTTCGGCGATTTGCAACTCACCGTCGCGGCGCTGCAAGGGCTGATCGGCGACGCCATCCGCGATCAAACGACGTTGCGGGCAATCGGCGGCGGCTGGTCGCTATCGGATGCGGCGGTGACCGACGGCCGCCTGATCGATACGCTCGCCTTAAACTGGGCTTTCCCGGCAGACGCCACCAGCGTCGCTCCCGGCTATGCGGGCGACCCGGCGTTGTTGATGTATCTGCAATGCGGCGTCAGCGTCCGCGAAGCCAACGACATACTCTCTAATCGTCCGACCCGGCTGGCGCTCAAGACTTCGGGCGCAAGCAACGGGCAGACGATTGTCGGAGCCTTCGCCACCGGCACGCACGGCTCGCGGTTTCGCTTCGGGTCAATGCAAGATTACGTCGTCGGTTTGCACCTGATCACCGCGCCGGATCGCGTCATCTGGCTTGAGCGCGCTTCGTCCCCTGTGCTGTCTGACGGTCTCGTCGCGCGGCTCGGCGCGGAATTGATTCGTGATGACGTCCTCTTCAACGCCGCGCTGGTCAGCTTCGGCAGCTTCGGGATTATTCATGGCGTGATGATCGAAGCCGCGCCGCTCTACCTGTTAGAGGTCACGCGCTGGCGGCGGCCCATTGATGAAACCTTGAGGCGGGCGATGCGGACGCTCGACTTCACGGGGATTGACCTGCCCGATAAGAGCAAAGAGCCTTTTCATTTTGAAGTCGTCGTCAACCCGCATGACGTGAAGGGCGGCGCCTATGTCACGGCGATGTATGATCGCCCATACCGCAGCAACTACACGCCGCCGACGGTTTCGGCCAACGGCCTTGGCCCCGGCGATGATGTGTTGGCGCTGCTCGGCAAGTTCGGCGACATGCTGCATGGCGTGGCCGGCCCGGCGGTCAATCTGGTCATCCCGGCGCAGTACCCGTTGATTAAGAAAGTGCTGGGCACGCCCGGCGAGGTCTTCGATTCAAACACCAATTTCCAGAAGGTGATGAGCGCCGAGATCGGCGTCGCGATGGAAGACGCGGCGCGGGCGCTCGACGTGCTGCTGACGACGCCAGAGGTGAAGGATTACGCCGGCGTCCTCGCCTTCCGCTGGGTGAAAGGCTCGAAGGCGCTGCTGGCGTTTACCAGGTTTGCCACCACCTGCACGATTGAGCTCCCCGGCTCTTATGCGGATCGCACGATGGCTTACTATAACGCCGTCTGGAAGGCGCTCGAAGACGCGGGCATTCCTTACACGCTGCATTGGGGACAGATTAATAATTTCACGCCGGAGCGCGTGCGGAAGATGTATGGCGCTGCGGCTGATGATTGGCTGAAGAGTAGAAATCAGTTATTGAAGCCGCAGGCGCGAGCAGTGTTCAGCAGCCCGTTCCTGCGGCGCTGCGGCCTCGGCTAG